In Oryzias melastigma strain HK-1 linkage group LG16, ASM292280v2, whole genome shotgun sequence, a single genomic region encodes these proteins:
- the tex10 gene encoding testis-expressed protein 10 homolog: MKSKKKKRQDDFQKVKLKVGKKKPRADNATNTNFRSRGIHLPEQLKRDTSGPTTHRQLGVNDLLSQLHHYNANVKHSALMGLKELLSSNSSLLEQHLSRLLSEVAAVLTDKDGNVRVAATRVIRIIAQSVPGERVAPFFPLLSAHLSCAMTHIEASIQEDAMNVLDVFLEHYSSLLAQRPGVLLTNFLEMISHRQNAGAKKPQDLKGRSWSLSVNLDRAVTSQQWRLSVLLRLGRFLQAVVEDRPREKGEMSVPTEGVFDSSGGGHATTLYVKWEDVIYRKAGVKVFEHSGAKPSPQSTFRLRPEMDSGSTVNEGLDSISTVQSFAATLVPLLLEVWVEASASDGSLNSTEGAHLLTQDAMSVMFQVLNILQLLRKLTPKKENQDALDAWFRKEYLGDFKQHFMKNFPYGIRDTSRHKKKTDLKRSKPNAAPNALLTVEPLAFNITLCQVMVSLSQKQSVSREAEGEWLTPLRTFVRETLGSGVKLSYQQLHMLLGTVWKMVLTQRSRTVTEELLASVYIYYKQKSLLPRTRFLLLSFYNKLYLEEQGHPHIARSKVMSRWLASLPVQLSQLGHRNPKFSAELITAIQAAASRGNKDLLNSLETHACTLYDPQDGVMVLLPADFQKPMVQLLYFLPNLSQPLLANLSSCCSAGRISAGLAASLIRILHFRSSLNSWSVGNQEAALQDVDYFSFLFSTLTGFSSESLADLQEDEGTFPPTPLSPLCLHPTPLEQFTHHWDVVEEVCHCLETMGSKSQCFDILQNGICKYLSKFEVIPDSMAAGLLRAVSRLLDLSILPLEPVLRFLSHCCLSLLALLVVLQQEAPTETNHKREAIWSCCITALSRVPRLLRMVLQSMRGADVNEKKLPQLGQILSMMLQHTPLHNQLLANATLLQEIMLHLTRYSRGGSREQWLTDLLYCYSVTMSHSSSTHRGSLGLRDMY; the protein is encoded by the exons ATGAAgtccaagaagaagaagaggcagGATGATTTTCAGAAGGTCAAGCTAAAAGTGGGGAAGAAGAAACCCAGAGCGGATAACGCCACCAACACCAACTTTCGATCCAGAGGGATCCATCTCCCCGAGCAGCTCAAGAGAGACACAAGTGGCCCCACCACTCACAGGCAGCTGGGTGTGAAT GATCTTTTGTCTCAGCTGCATCACTATAATGCCAACGTGAAACACAGTGCCTTGATGGGTTTGAAGGAGTTGCTGTCCAGTAATTCTTCTTTGTTGGAGCAGCATCTTTCACGCTTGCTTTCTGAAGTGGCAGCTGTACTTACAGACAAGGATGGCAACGTCCGTGTTGCTGCTACTCGTGTAATCag AATCATAGCTCAATCTGTGCCTGGAGAGCGAGTGGCTCCGTTCTTCCCCCTGCTCAGCGCTCACTTGTCATGCGCCATGACCCACATTGAAGCAAGCATCCAGGAGGATGCCATGAATGTTCTTGACGTGTTCCTGGAGCACTACTCATCTCTGCTAGCACAACGACCTGGAGTTCTCCTCACTAATTTCTTAGAGATGATTTCTCACAGACAGAACGCTGGAGCCAAAAAACCTCAAGACCTCAAGGGAAGAAGCTGGTCTCTGTCTGTCAACCTCGACAGGGCTGTGACTAGTCAGCAGTGGCGGCTGTCTGTTCTTCTCAG gcttggCCGCTTTCTGCAAGCAGTTGTAGAGGACCGACCCAGGGAGAAAGGAGAAATGTCTGTTCCAACTGAAGGTGTGTTTGACTCCAGTGGAGGGGGTCACGCCACAACTTTGTATGTCAAATGGGAAGATGTCATCTACAGAAAAGCTGGAGTTAAGGTTTTTGAACATTCGGGAGCCAAACCAAGTCCACAGTCCACTTTTAGACTCAG ACCGGAGATGGATTCAGGGTCTACAGTCAATGAGGGTCTGGACTCTATTTCAACCGTTCAAAGCTTTGCAGCAACCCTTGTGCCTCTCTTACTGGAAGTGTGGGTTGAAGCCAGCGCCAGTGACGGCTCACTGAATAGCACAGAGGGGGCTCATCTGCTCACTCAAGATGCCATGTCAGTTATGTTCCAGGTCCTAAATATTCTGCAGCTGCTCAGAAAATTGACCCCTAAAAAGGAGAACCAGGATGCACTG GATGCATGGTTCCGTAAAGAATATCTCGGGGACTTTAAGCAGCACTTTATGAAAAACTTTCCCTATGGAATCCGGGACACCTCCAGACATAAGAAGAAAACAGATCTCAAAAG AAGTAAACCCAACGCGGCACCGAATGCTCTCCTGACCGTCGAGCCGCTGGCCTTCAACATCACGCTTTGCCAGGTCATGGTGTCCCTCAGCCAGAAGCAGAGCGTCAGCCGAGAGGCAGAGGGAGAATGGCTGACTCCCTTGAGGACTTTTGTGCGGGAGACACTCGGCAGTGGAGTGAAACTGAGCTATCAGCAGCTCCACATGCTGCTGGGTACTGTGTGGAAGATGGTGCTCACACAGAGGAGCAGAA cagtaacagaggagctgctggcATCGGTGTACATCTACTACAAACAGAAAAGCCTCCTACCACGGACACGATTCCTGCTGCTTTCTTTCTATAACAAACTGTACCTGGAGGAACAAGGACACCCACACATTGCCAG GAGCAAAGTGATGTCTCGCTGGCTGGCCTCTCTTCCTGTGCAGCTGTCCCAGCTAGGCCACCGTAACCCCAAATTCTCCGCCGAACTCATCACTGCCATTCAGGCTGCAGCTTCTCGAGGAAACAAAGACCTCCTCAACAGTCTGGAGACACACGCCTGCACACTCTATG ATCCACAGGATGGAGTCATGGTGCTTCTACCAGCAGACTTCCAGAAACCAATGGTGCAGCTGCTCTACTTCCTCCCCAACTTGTCCCAGCCTCTTCTGGCCAAtctgagcagctgctgcagtgcAGGAAGAATCTCCGCCGGCCTTGCTGCCTCTCTGATTCGAATCCTTCATTTTAG GTCGTCTCTAAACAGCTGGTCAGTCGGGAACCAGGAGGCTGCCCTGCAGGACGTGGACTACTTCAGCTTCCTGTTCTCCACCCTCACCGGCTTCTCGTCAGAAAGTCTCGCCGACCTTCAGGAGGACGAGGGCACCTTCCCACCCACCCCACTGTCACCCCTGTGTCTCCACCCCACTCCGCTGGAGCAGTTCACGCATCACTGGGATGTTGTTGAG GAAGTCTGCCACTGCCTGGAAACCATGGGATCCAAGTCTCAGTGCTTTGACATCCTGCAAAATGGCATTTGCAAATACCTG aGTAAATTTGAGGTGATTCCTGACAGCATGGCAGCTGGGCTGCTGAGAGCTGTATCCAGATTACTGGATCTGTCCATCCTGCCGCTTGAGCCGGTGTTACGCTTCTTGTCTCACTGTTGCCTCAGTCTGCTGGCGCTGCTTGTCGTTCTGCAGCAGGAGGCACCGACCGAAACCAATCACAAACG GGAGGCGATTTGGAGTTGTTGCATTACAGCGCTGAGCAGAGTCCCTCGCCTGCTGCGAATGGTTCTGCAGTCCATGCGCGGCGCAGACGTGAACGAGAAGAAGCTTCCGCAGCTCGGACAGATCCTCTCCATGATGCTGCAGCACACGCCACTCCACAACCAGCTGCTGGCTAATGCCACTCTGCTGCAGGAGATCATGCTGCACCTCACG AGATACTCTCGGGGTGGATCCAGGGAGCAGTGGTTGACAGATCTGCTGTACTGCTACAGCGTCACCATGTCTCACAGCTCTTCTACACACCGTGGAAGTCTGGGCCTTCGAGACATGTACTAA
- the invs gene encoding inversin isoform X1: protein MASAASSPGSASVGFQVHAAAVNGDRSALVKLIAGEPSLRDHEDQFGRTPLMYCVLADRLDCAEILLKAGASVNKTDHSQRSALHLAAQKGNVRFLKLLLSRRANWLQKDLEGMTPLHLATRHPSHKALALLLKHIGPGEVDTQDKNKQTALHWSAFYNRPEHVRLLIKHDSNIGIPDSEGKIPLHWAAHSQEASATQTVRCILEAAPTESLLNWQDYEGRTPLHFAVADGNQAVVEVLTSYEGCNVTAYDNLFRTPLHWAALLGHAKIVHLLLERNKSGTIPSDSQGATPLHYGAQSNNAETVGVFLSHPSVKDEPDLEGRTAFMWASGKGSDDVICTMLEHNPHIDINMADKYGGTALHAAALSGHVSTVQLLLEKGAMVDALDVMKHTPLFRACEMGHRDVILTLIKGSARVDLVDVDGHTALHWAALGGNAEVCQMLMENGISPNVQDHAGRTPLQCAAYGGYITCMAVLMENHADPNIQDKEGRTALHWSCNNGYLDAVKLLLSYNAFPNHMEHTEERYTPLDYALLGGHSEVTQFMLENGALSIAAIQDIAAASIQAVYKGYTVRKAFRERKQLLMRHEQLRKDAAKKREEGQRKRGAVPQISVASAASTGKTQQEKLPLVNVLQDLTLTHSSEEIKKLCKAQHKKNKEEPHKASYKSKLSRRSKVAERREAPLSSSSHIGSDTDESQTTRLKVLLSPARCRETAALKPTPPAVHKVKERPSSNASTRSTPVSTLDQSEARKGESVTLKKSDVRTSVQTAAGNADASLSTRKHRKSREQISGRSTKSKDRTRADSLRDAANKHSSKNESDLRAVVTAHIQRERDTDQHRRRNQAARLIQRAWRRFCARKGREAKLHEEVEPREPNCSRNGRKMENRAPCGKLAQSKNSVLQNIYGRKGHSGSCQSRLLLGVPLRTQSQLSGLNCVHLTDAVNQAKHYSYHLRPQSAGQGTRGQEKR from the exons gCCTCGGCTGCATCCAGCCCAGGATCGGCCTCTGTGGGCTTCCAGGTTCACGCGGCGGCTGTCAACGGAGATCGCAGTGCCCTCGTCAAACTCATCGCAG GGGAGCCCTCGCTGAGGGACCACGAGGACCAGTTTGGCCGCACTCCTTTGATGTACTGCGTGCTGGCTGACCGCCTGGACTGCGCAGAAATTCTGCTAAAGGCCGGCGCCTCGGTCAACAAGACTGACCACAGCCAAAGGTCTGCTCTGCACCTGGCTGCACAGAAG GGGAACGTGCGCttcctgaagctgctgctgtccAGGCGCGCCAACTGGCTGCAGAAAGACTTGGAGGGAATGACGCCGCTCCACCTGGCCACCCGACACCCCTCTCACAAAGCTCTGGCCCTGCTGCTCAAACACATCGGCCCCGGAGAGGTCGACACGCAAGACAAGAACAAG CAAACTGCTCTTCATTGGTCAGCGTTTTATAACCGTCCTGAGCACGTCCGCCTTCTGATCAAGCATGATTCCAACATAGGCATACCAGACAGTGAGGGGAAGATTCCTCTGCACTGGGCTGCGCACAGTCAGGAGGCCAGTGCCACACAAACCGTGCGCTGTATCTTG gaaGCAGCACCCACAGAGTCCCTGTTGAACTGGCAGGACTATGAGGGTCGGACGCCCTTGCATTTTGCCGTCGCTGATGGTAACCAGGCGGTGGTGGAGGTGCTGACATCCTACGAGGGCTGTAACGTGACAGCTTATGATAACCTCTTCAGAACGCCGCTGCACTGGGCGGCTCTGCTGG GCCATGCTAAAATCGTCCATCTGCTGCTGGAGAGGAACAAATCTGGCACCATTCCCTCAGACAGCCAAGGAGCGACGCCGCTGCATTACGGTGCGCAGAGCAACAATGCT gAGACGGTCGGTGTGTTTTTGTCCCACCCGTCTGTGAAAGATGAACCCGATCTTGAGGGCCGGACAGCCTTCATGTGGGCCTCTGGGAAGGGCAGTGACGATGTCATCTGCACCATGCTCGAACACAACCCTCACATCGACATCAACATGGCCGACAAGTATGGCGGCACCG CGCTGCATGCGGCCGCTCTGTCGGGCCATGTGAGCActgtgcagctgctgctggagaagGGAGCCATGGTGGACGCTCTGGACGTCATGAAGCACACGCCACTGTTCCGCGCCTGCGAGATGGGACACAGAGATGTCATACTCACCCTCATCAAAG GTTCTGCGCGGGTGGACCTGGTAGATGTGGATGGTCACACTGCTCTGCACTGGGCAGCTCTAGGAGGGAATGCTGAGGTCTGCCAGATGCTGATGGAAAATGGGATCAGTCCGAACGTCCAG gaTCACGCTGGCCGAACTCCTCTGCAGTGTGCTGCTTATGGAGGTTACATCACATGCATGGCGGTTCTCATGGAAAACCACGCCGATCCAAATATTCAGGACAAAGAG GGGCGGACTGCTCTCCATTGGTCATGCAACAATGGTTACCTGGATGCTGTGAAGCTGCTGCTCAGCTACAACGCCTTTCCCAATCATATGGAGCACACGGAGGAAAG GTACACCCCGTTGGACTACGCCCTGCTCGGGGGGCACAGCGAGGTGACTCAGTTCATGTTGGAAAATGGCGCCCTGTCCATAGCAGCCATTCAGGACATCGCCGCTGCCTCCATCCAGGCCGTCTATAAAGGCTACACGGTCCGGAAGGCCTTCAGGGAGAGGAAGCAGCTCCTCATGAGGCATGAACAACTGCGCAAGGATGCAGCCAA GAAACGTGAAGAAGGACAGCGGAAAAGAGGAGCTGTGCCGCAAATTTCTGTGGCCTCAGCAGCTTCAACAGGGAAAACGCAACAGGAAAAGCTCCCTTTAGTGAACGTCCTTCAAGATCTAACACTTACTCATTCttcagaagaaattaaaaaactgtGCAAAGCTCaacacaaaaagaacaaagaagaaCCACACAAAG CATCCTACAAAAGCAAGTTGTCTAGAAGAAGCAAGGTTGCTGAACGCCGTGAAGCTCCTCTAAGCAGCAGTTCCCACATAGGCAGTGACACTGATGAATCCCAGACCACCAGGCTGAAGGTGCTCCTCTCTCCCGCACGCTGCAGAGAGACGGCCGCTCTGAAGCCCACACCTCCTGCTGTGCACAAAGTAAAAGAAAGACCCTCCTCGAACGCATCCACCCGCTCCACACCTGTCTCCACTTTGGACCAAAGCGAGGCCAGGAAAGGTGAAAGCGTCACCTTGAAAAAGAGCGATGTTCGCACGAGCGTGCAGACCGCCGCGGGCAACGCCGATGCCAGCCTTTCTACTCGAAAGCACCGAAAATCCAGGGAGCAGATTTCAGGCAGGAGCACCAAGAGCAAAGACCGAACCCGCGCAGACTCATTAAGAGACGCCGCGAACAAACACTCCAGTAAAAACGAGTCCGACCTACGTGCAGTTGTAACAGCACACATACAAAGAGAGCGTGATACAGATCAGCACAGAAGAAGAAACCAGGCTGCACGCCTTATCCAGCGAGCATGGCGGAG GTTCTGTGCACGCAAAGGAAGAGAGGCAAAGCTCCATGAAGAGGTGGAGCCGAGGGAGCCAAACTGCAGCCGAAACGGAaggaaaatggaaaacagaGCTCCGTGTGGAAAGCTAGCACAGAGTAAAAACTCAGTATTACAAAATATCTATG GGAGAAAAGGGCATTCTGGGAGCTGTCAGTCTCGGTTGCTTTTAGGCGTCCCCCTACGCACCCAAAGCCAAC TGAGTGGTTTAAACTGTGTGCACCTGACTGATGCAGTAAACCAAGCTAAGCACTACTCCTACCACCTGAGACCACAAAGTGCAGGCCAAGGGACAAGAGGCCAGGAGAAACGCTGa
- the invs gene encoding inversin isoform X2: MYCVLADRLDCAEILLKAGASVNKTDHSQRSALHLAAQKGNVRFLKLLLSRRANWLQKDLEGMTPLHLATRHPSHKALALLLKHIGPGEVDTQDKNKQTALHWSAFYNRPEHVRLLIKHDSNIGIPDSEGKIPLHWAAHSQEASATQTVRCILEAAPTESLLNWQDYEGRTPLHFAVADGNQAVVEVLTSYEGCNVTAYDNLFRTPLHWAALLGHAKIVHLLLERNKSGTIPSDSQGATPLHYGAQSNNAETVGVFLSHPSVKDEPDLEGRTAFMWASGKGSDDVICTMLEHNPHIDINMADKYGGTALHAAALSGHVSTVQLLLEKGAMVDALDVMKHTPLFRACEMGHRDVILTLIKGSARVDLVDVDGHTALHWAALGGNAEVCQMLMENGISPNVQDHAGRTPLQCAAYGGYITCMAVLMENHADPNIQDKEGRTALHWSCNNGYLDAVKLLLSYNAFPNHMEHTEERYTPLDYALLGGHSEVTQFMLENGALSIAAIQDIAAASIQAVYKGYTVRKAFRERKQLLMRHEQLRKDAAKKREEGQRKRGAVPQISVASAASTGKTQQEKLPLVNVLQDLTLTHSSEEIKKLCKAQHKKNKEEPHKASYKSKLSRRSKVAERREAPLSSSSHIGSDTDESQTTRLKVLLSPARCRETAALKPTPPAVHKVKERPSSNASTRSTPVSTLDQSEARKGESVTLKKSDVRTSVQTAAGNADASLSTRKHRKSREQISGRSTKSKDRTRADSLRDAANKHSSKNESDLRAVVTAHIQRERDTDQHRRRNQAARLIQRAWRRFCARKGREAKLHEEVEPREPNCSRNGRKMENRAPCGKLAQSKNSVLQNIYGRKGHSGSCQSRLLLGVPLRTQSQLSGLNCVHLTDAVNQAKHYSYHLRPQSAGQGTRGQEKR; encoded by the exons ATGTACTGCGTGCTGGCTGACCGCCTGGACTGCGCAGAAATTCTGCTAAAGGCCGGCGCCTCGGTCAACAAGACTGACCACAGCCAAAGGTCTGCTCTGCACCTGGCTGCACAGAAG GGGAACGTGCGCttcctgaagctgctgctgtccAGGCGCGCCAACTGGCTGCAGAAAGACTTGGAGGGAATGACGCCGCTCCACCTGGCCACCCGACACCCCTCTCACAAAGCTCTGGCCCTGCTGCTCAAACACATCGGCCCCGGAGAGGTCGACACGCAAGACAAGAACAAG CAAACTGCTCTTCATTGGTCAGCGTTTTATAACCGTCCTGAGCACGTCCGCCTTCTGATCAAGCATGATTCCAACATAGGCATACCAGACAGTGAGGGGAAGATTCCTCTGCACTGGGCTGCGCACAGTCAGGAGGCCAGTGCCACACAAACCGTGCGCTGTATCTTG gaaGCAGCACCCACAGAGTCCCTGTTGAACTGGCAGGACTATGAGGGTCGGACGCCCTTGCATTTTGCCGTCGCTGATGGTAACCAGGCGGTGGTGGAGGTGCTGACATCCTACGAGGGCTGTAACGTGACAGCTTATGATAACCTCTTCAGAACGCCGCTGCACTGGGCGGCTCTGCTGG GCCATGCTAAAATCGTCCATCTGCTGCTGGAGAGGAACAAATCTGGCACCATTCCCTCAGACAGCCAAGGAGCGACGCCGCTGCATTACGGTGCGCAGAGCAACAATGCT gAGACGGTCGGTGTGTTTTTGTCCCACCCGTCTGTGAAAGATGAACCCGATCTTGAGGGCCGGACAGCCTTCATGTGGGCCTCTGGGAAGGGCAGTGACGATGTCATCTGCACCATGCTCGAACACAACCCTCACATCGACATCAACATGGCCGACAAGTATGGCGGCACCG CGCTGCATGCGGCCGCTCTGTCGGGCCATGTGAGCActgtgcagctgctgctggagaagGGAGCCATGGTGGACGCTCTGGACGTCATGAAGCACACGCCACTGTTCCGCGCCTGCGAGATGGGACACAGAGATGTCATACTCACCCTCATCAAAG GTTCTGCGCGGGTGGACCTGGTAGATGTGGATGGTCACACTGCTCTGCACTGGGCAGCTCTAGGAGGGAATGCTGAGGTCTGCCAGATGCTGATGGAAAATGGGATCAGTCCGAACGTCCAG gaTCACGCTGGCCGAACTCCTCTGCAGTGTGCTGCTTATGGAGGTTACATCACATGCATGGCGGTTCTCATGGAAAACCACGCCGATCCAAATATTCAGGACAAAGAG GGGCGGACTGCTCTCCATTGGTCATGCAACAATGGTTACCTGGATGCTGTGAAGCTGCTGCTCAGCTACAACGCCTTTCCCAATCATATGGAGCACACGGAGGAAAG GTACACCCCGTTGGACTACGCCCTGCTCGGGGGGCACAGCGAGGTGACTCAGTTCATGTTGGAAAATGGCGCCCTGTCCATAGCAGCCATTCAGGACATCGCCGCTGCCTCCATCCAGGCCGTCTATAAAGGCTACACGGTCCGGAAGGCCTTCAGGGAGAGGAAGCAGCTCCTCATGAGGCATGAACAACTGCGCAAGGATGCAGCCAA GAAACGTGAAGAAGGACAGCGGAAAAGAGGAGCTGTGCCGCAAATTTCTGTGGCCTCAGCAGCTTCAACAGGGAAAACGCAACAGGAAAAGCTCCCTTTAGTGAACGTCCTTCAAGATCTAACACTTACTCATTCttcagaagaaattaaaaaactgtGCAAAGCTCaacacaaaaagaacaaagaagaaCCACACAAAG CATCCTACAAAAGCAAGTTGTCTAGAAGAAGCAAGGTTGCTGAACGCCGTGAAGCTCCTCTAAGCAGCAGTTCCCACATAGGCAGTGACACTGATGAATCCCAGACCACCAGGCTGAAGGTGCTCCTCTCTCCCGCACGCTGCAGAGAGACGGCCGCTCTGAAGCCCACACCTCCTGCTGTGCACAAAGTAAAAGAAAGACCCTCCTCGAACGCATCCACCCGCTCCACACCTGTCTCCACTTTGGACCAAAGCGAGGCCAGGAAAGGTGAAAGCGTCACCTTGAAAAAGAGCGATGTTCGCACGAGCGTGCAGACCGCCGCGGGCAACGCCGATGCCAGCCTTTCTACTCGAAAGCACCGAAAATCCAGGGAGCAGATTTCAGGCAGGAGCACCAAGAGCAAAGACCGAACCCGCGCAGACTCATTAAGAGACGCCGCGAACAAACACTCCAGTAAAAACGAGTCCGACCTACGTGCAGTTGTAACAGCACACATACAAAGAGAGCGTGATACAGATCAGCACAGAAGAAGAAACCAGGCTGCACGCCTTATCCAGCGAGCATGGCGGAG GTTCTGTGCACGCAAAGGAAGAGAGGCAAAGCTCCATGAAGAGGTGGAGCCGAGGGAGCCAAACTGCAGCCGAAACGGAaggaaaatggaaaacagaGCTCCGTGTGGAAAGCTAGCACAGAGTAAAAACTCAGTATTACAAAATATCTATG GGAGAAAAGGGCATTCTGGGAGCTGTCAGTCTCGGTTGCTTTTAGGCGTCCCCCTACGCACCCAAAGCCAAC TGAGTGGTTTAAACTGTGTGCACCTGACTGATGCAGTAAACCAAGCTAAGCACTACTCCTACCACCTGAGACCACAAAGTGCAGGCCAAGGGACAAGAGGCCAGGAGAAACGCTGa
- the invs gene encoding inversin isoform X3, whose protein sequence is MTPLHLATRHPSHKALALLLKHIGPGEVDTQDKNKQTALHWSAFYNRPEHVRLLIKHDSNIGIPDSEGKIPLHWAAHSQEASATQTVRCILEAAPTESLLNWQDYEGRTPLHFAVADGNQAVVEVLTSYEGCNVTAYDNLFRTPLHWAALLGHAKIVHLLLERNKSGTIPSDSQGATPLHYGAQSNNAETVGVFLSHPSVKDEPDLEGRTAFMWASGKGSDDVICTMLEHNPHIDINMADKYGGTALHAAALSGHVSTVQLLLEKGAMVDALDVMKHTPLFRACEMGHRDVILTLIKGSARVDLVDVDGHTALHWAALGGNAEVCQMLMENGISPNVQDHAGRTPLQCAAYGGYITCMAVLMENHADPNIQDKEGRTALHWSCNNGYLDAVKLLLSYNAFPNHMEHTEERYTPLDYALLGGHSEVTQFMLENGALSIAAIQDIAAASIQAVYKGYTVRKAFRERKQLLMRHEQLRKDAAKKREEGQRKRGAVPQISVASAASTGKTQQEKLPLVNVLQDLTLTHSSEEIKKLCKAQHKKNKEEPHKASYKSKLSRRSKVAERREAPLSSSSHIGSDTDESQTTRLKVLLSPARCRETAALKPTPPAVHKVKERPSSNASTRSTPVSTLDQSEARKGESVTLKKSDVRTSVQTAAGNADASLSTRKHRKSREQISGRSTKSKDRTRADSLRDAANKHSSKNESDLRAVVTAHIQRERDTDQHRRRNQAARLIQRAWRRFCARKGREAKLHEEVEPREPNCSRNGRKMENRAPCGKLAQSKNSVLQNIYGRKGHSGSCQSRLLLGVPLRTQSQLSGLNCVHLTDAVNQAKHYSYHLRPQSAGQGTRGQEKR, encoded by the exons ATGACGCCGCTCCACCTGGCCACCCGACACCCCTCTCACAAAGCTCTGGCCCTGCTGCTCAAACACATCGGCCCCGGAGAGGTCGACACGCAAGACAAGAACAAG CAAACTGCTCTTCATTGGTCAGCGTTTTATAACCGTCCTGAGCACGTCCGCCTTCTGATCAAGCATGATTCCAACATAGGCATACCAGACAGTGAGGGGAAGATTCCTCTGCACTGGGCTGCGCACAGTCAGGAGGCCAGTGCCACACAAACCGTGCGCTGTATCTTG gaaGCAGCACCCACAGAGTCCCTGTTGAACTGGCAGGACTATGAGGGTCGGACGCCCTTGCATTTTGCCGTCGCTGATGGTAACCAGGCGGTGGTGGAGGTGCTGACATCCTACGAGGGCTGTAACGTGACAGCTTATGATAACCTCTTCAGAACGCCGCTGCACTGGGCGGCTCTGCTGG GCCATGCTAAAATCGTCCATCTGCTGCTGGAGAGGAACAAATCTGGCACCATTCCCTCAGACAGCCAAGGAGCGACGCCGCTGCATTACGGTGCGCAGAGCAACAATGCT gAGACGGTCGGTGTGTTTTTGTCCCACCCGTCTGTGAAAGATGAACCCGATCTTGAGGGCCGGACAGCCTTCATGTGGGCCTCTGGGAAGGGCAGTGACGATGTCATCTGCACCATGCTCGAACACAACCCTCACATCGACATCAACATGGCCGACAAGTATGGCGGCACCG CGCTGCATGCGGCCGCTCTGTCGGGCCATGTGAGCActgtgcagctgctgctggagaagGGAGCCATGGTGGACGCTCTGGACGTCATGAAGCACACGCCACTGTTCCGCGCCTGCGAGATGGGACACAGAGATGTCATACTCACCCTCATCAAAG GTTCTGCGCGGGTGGACCTGGTAGATGTGGATGGTCACACTGCTCTGCACTGGGCAGCTCTAGGAGGGAATGCTGAGGTCTGCCAGATGCTGATGGAAAATGGGATCAGTCCGAACGTCCAG gaTCACGCTGGCCGAACTCCTCTGCAGTGTGCTGCTTATGGAGGTTACATCACATGCATGGCGGTTCTCATGGAAAACCACGCCGATCCAAATATTCAGGACAAAGAG GGGCGGACTGCTCTCCATTGGTCATGCAACAATGGTTACCTGGATGCTGTGAAGCTGCTGCTCAGCTACAACGCCTTTCCCAATCATATGGAGCACACGGAGGAAAG GTACACCCCGTTGGACTACGCCCTGCTCGGGGGGCACAGCGAGGTGACTCAGTTCATGTTGGAAAATGGCGCCCTGTCCATAGCAGCCATTCAGGACATCGCCGCTGCCTCCATCCAGGCCGTCTATAAAGGCTACACGGTCCGGAAGGCCTTCAGGGAGAGGAAGCAGCTCCTCATGAGGCATGAACAACTGCGCAAGGATGCAGCCAA GAAACGTGAAGAAGGACAGCGGAAAAGAGGAGCTGTGCCGCAAATTTCTGTGGCCTCAGCAGCTTCAACAGGGAAAACGCAACAGGAAAAGCTCCCTTTAGTGAACGTCCTTCAAGATCTAACACTTACTCATTCttcagaagaaattaaaaaactgtGCAAAGCTCaacacaaaaagaacaaagaagaaCCACACAAAG CATCCTACAAAAGCAAGTTGTCTAGAAGAAGCAAGGTTGCTGAACGCCGTGAAGCTCCTCTAAGCAGCAGTTCCCACATAGGCAGTGACACTGATGAATCCCAGACCACCAGGCTGAAGGTGCTCCTCTCTCCCGCACGCTGCAGAGAGACGGCCGCTCTGAAGCCCACACCTCCTGCTGTGCACAAAGTAAAAGAAAGACCCTCCTCGAACGCATCCACCCGCTCCACACCTGTCTCCACTTTGGACCAAAGCGAGGCCAGGAAAGGTGAAAGCGTCACCTTGAAAAAGAGCGATGTTCGCACGAGCGTGCAGACCGCCGCGGGCAACGCCGATGCCAGCCTTTCTACTCGAAAGCACCGAAAATCCAGGGAGCAGATTTCAGGCAGGAGCACCAAGAGCAAAGACCGAACCCGCGCAGACTCATTAAGAGACGCCGCGAACAAACACTCCAGTAAAAACGAGTCCGACCTACGTGCAGTTGTAACAGCACACATACAAAGAGAGCGTGATACAGATCAGCACAGAAGAAGAAACCAGGCTGCACGCCTTATCCAGCGAGCATGGCGGAG GTTCTGTGCACGCAAAGGAAGAGAGGCAAAGCTCCATGAAGAGGTGGAGCCGAGGGAGCCAAACTGCAGCCGAAACGGAaggaaaatggaaaacagaGCTCCGTGTGGAAAGCTAGCACAGAGTAAAAACTCAGTATTACAAAATATCTATG GGAGAAAAGGGCATTCTGGGAGCTGTCAGTCTCGGTTGCTTTTAGGCGTCCCCCTACGCACCCAAAGCCAAC TGAGTGGTTTAAACTGTGTGCACCTGACTGATGCAGTAAACCAAGCTAAGCACTACTCCTACCACCTGAGACCACAAAGTGCAGGCCAAGGGACAAGAGGCCAGGAGAAACGCTGa